A section of the Streptococcus oriscaviae genome encodes:
- the proB gene encoding glutamate 5-kinase, whose product MAEKTIVFKVGTSSLTQENGTLDRIKIARITNQLAQLHQKGYSIVLVTSGSIAAGFRRLGFDKRPTKIAEKQASAAVGQGLLIEEYTQNLMKDGIVSAQVLLTQDDFADARRYQNASQALQVLLRQRAIPIINENDTIAIEEIKVGDNDTLSAQVASLLKADLLVLLTDVDGLYTANPTTDPTAQHLPVITEIGEELFAMAAGAGSSNGTGGMATKLQAAQIATKSGVPVFICSSKEDTALLQAVNQDNKGTLFLADSRAMNQKKQWMAFYARTDASVEIDAGATAAMLEQGRSLLIAGIKAVEGEFEVGQIVEVYSQRDQRIIGKGRVKCSSFELQKRLSAEKPEGIFIHRNDWVSL is encoded by the coding sequence ATGGCAGAAAAAACAATTGTATTTAAGGTTGGGACAAGTTCTCTCACCCAAGAAAATGGAACCCTGGACCGGATTAAGATCGCCCGTATTACCAATCAACTAGCCCAGCTTCATCAAAAGGGCTATTCAATCGTGTTGGTGACATCAGGCTCTATCGCCGCAGGTTTTCGAAGATTGGGCTTTGACAAACGGCCGACCAAAATTGCGGAAAAGCAAGCTTCTGCGGCTGTTGGTCAGGGATTGTTGATAGAAGAATATACCCAAAACCTGATGAAGGATGGCATTGTTTCTGCCCAGGTTCTTTTGACACAGGATGATTTTGCAGATGCCAGACGCTACCAAAATGCTTCGCAGGCGTTGCAGGTTCTTCTGCGCCAGCGAGCCATTCCAATCATCAATGAAAATGACACCATCGCTATTGAGGAAATCAAGGTGGGGGACAATGATACCCTGTCGGCTCAAGTAGCCTCCTTGCTAAAGGCAGACCTTTTGGTGTTGCTGACAGATGTGGATGGACTCTATACCGCAAATCCAACTACGGATCCGACTGCCCAACATCTGCCTGTCATTACAGAAATCGGCGAGGAACTGTTTGCAATGGCAGCAGGAGCAGGCTCCTCCAACGGCACAGGCGGCATGGCTACCAAGCTACAGGCTGCCCAAATCGCAACAAAATCAGGTGTACCCGTTTTTATCTGTTCTTCCAAGGAAGATACTGCCCTGCTTCAGGCAGTGAATCAAGACAATAAAGGAACCCTTTTCTTGGCAGATAGCCGGGCCATGAATCAGAAGAAGCAGTGGATGGCTTTTTATGCTCGAACAGATGCTTCGGTGGAGATTGATGCTGGGGCGACAGCGGCTATGCTGGAGCAAGGCCGTAGTTTGTTGATTGCGGGTATCAAAGCAGTTGAGGGAGAGTTCGAGGTGGGACAGATTGTCGAAGTTTACAGTCAACGAGATCAGCGGATAATCGGAAAAGGCCGTGTTAAATGCTCATCGTTTGAGTTGCAGAAACGCTTATCGGCAGAAAAACCAGAAGGAATTTTTATACACCGTAATGATTGGGTGAGTCTATAA
- a CDS encoding glutamate-5-semialdehyde dehydrogenase yields MTTTQALLDSLIQHKAAINLASTEQKNQALAAMAEQLLDQTEPILAANALDMAQAQGKISPVMQDRLLLTAERIQAMADGIRALIALPDPVGLILEEVERPNGLLIHKRSTPFGLIGMIYESRPNVTSDAAALAIKSGNAVILRGGKEAFHSAQAIVKALKSGLHDAGLPEKVIELVQDTSRESAVELMTAKGKVDLLVPRGGAGLIQAVVQQATVPVIETGTGICHIYVDKDADLEKAVQILINAKTSRPSVCNAAEVLLVHQEIAKTYLSRLEQELDGKVELRADQASQALLSQSTPAGEQDFDTEFLDYILAVKVVSDVEEAVAHISQHSTGHSEAIVTENQAVAHDFCLHVDAAAVYVNASTRFTDGGEFGLGCELGISTQKMHARGPMGLREMTTYKYIITGNGQVR; encoded by the coding sequence ATGACAACAACACAAGCATTGCTAGATAGCCTCATTCAACATAAGGCGGCAATCAATCTAGCAAGTACAGAGCAAAAAAACCAGGCCTTGGCTGCAATGGCAGAACAACTCTTAGACCAAACAGAACCTATTCTGGCAGCTAATGCCCTTGATATGGCTCAGGCACAAGGGAAAATTTCACCTGTTATGCAGGACAGACTTCTTTTGACCGCTGAACGCATTCAGGCCATGGCAGATGGCATACGAGCTCTGATTGCCCTGCCAGATCCTGTTGGACTCATTCTTGAAGAAGTAGAGCGCCCCAATGGACTTCTAATCCATAAACGCTCTACTCCTTTCGGATTGATTGGCATGATTTATGAAAGCCGCCCAAATGTTACTTCGGATGCGGCAGCCTTGGCTATCAAGAGTGGAAATGCAGTAATTTTACGAGGCGGAAAAGAGGCCTTTCACTCGGCTCAGGCTATTGTGAAGGCTCTTAAATCAGGTTTGCATGATGCGGGCTTACCAGAGAAGGTCATTGAATTGGTTCAGGATACTAGTCGGGAATCTGCTGTTGAGTTGATGACGGCCAAGGGCAAGGTAGATTTATTGGTTCCAAGGGGTGGGGCGGGCCTGATTCAGGCTGTGGTTCAGCAGGCAACAGTTCCGGTAATCGAAACCGGTACAGGAATCTGTCATATCTATGTGGATAAAGATGCAGATTTAGAAAAGGCCGTGCAGATTCTTATCAATGCCAAAACTAGCCGTCCATCTGTCTGCAACGCAGCAGAGGTCTTGTTGGTTCACCAAGAGATTGCAAAGACTTATTTGAGTCGCTTAGAGCAGGAATTGGACGGCAAAGTAGAATTGCGCGCAGATCAGGCGAGCCAAGCGCTGCTTAGTCAATCTACTCCAGCAGGAGAGCAGGATTTTGATACTGAGTTTTTGGATTATATCCTAGCTGTTAAGGTTGTCTCAGATGTAGAAGAAGCAGTTGCACATATCTCTCAGCATTCGACAGGCCACAGCGAAGCCATCGTGACAGAAAATCAGGCAGTTGCGCATGATTTTTGTCTTCATGTCGATGCAGCGGCAGTCTACGTTAACGCCTCGACCCGTTTTACTGATGGGGGCGAATTTGGCTTGGGTTGTGAATTGGGAATTTCTACTCAGAAAATGCACGCTCGTGGTCCAATGGGGCTTCGCGAGATGACCACCTATAAATACATTATTACAGGAAATGGTCAGGTGCGCTAG
- the proC gene encoding pyrroline-5-carboxylate reductase — protein MKIGFIGLGNMGAAIAQAVAKEESYHLLLSNHGEERARELQTSLGGEVLSNAEIASQADFIFLGVKPNSVIPVLESLQEEIASNPTAIWISMAAGIDLKQLMDYIPSQQLIRMMPNTPVAIGQGMTTYCLTNQALAPLFEQVMQSSGHVKQVAERQIDAATALAGCGPAFVYQFIEAMADAGVQAGLSAQDSTYLAAQTLIGSAQMVLSSEKHPAQLRQEVTSPGGSTIAGVVALEKKGFRYAVIDAVQKALKRTKKLGKQ, from the coding sequence ATGAAAATTGGATTTATCGGTCTAGGAAATATGGGAGCTGCGATTGCACAAGCAGTGGCAAAAGAAGAGAGTTATCACCTGCTCCTTAGTAATCATGGTGAAGAACGTGCTCGGGAACTGCAGACCAGTCTAGGTGGAGAGGTTCTTTCCAATGCAGAGATTGCCAGTCAGGCAGACTTCATCTTTCTTGGGGTCAAACCAAATTCAGTCATTCCAGTTTTAGAGTCTCTACAAGAAGAAATTGCCAGCAATCCCACAGCAATATGGATCTCCATGGCAGCAGGAATTGACCTGAAGCAGTTGATGGACTATATTCCTTCCCAGCAGTTGATTCGTATGATGCCCAATACACCGGTAGCGATTGGACAGGGGATGACGACCTACTGTTTGACCAACCAAGCGTTAGCTCCTCTGTTTGAACAAGTGATGCAATCATCAGGTCACGTAAAGCAGGTTGCAGAGCGGCAGATAGATGCTGCGACAGCTCTGGCCGGCTGTGGCCCAGCCTTTGTCTACCAATTTATCGAAGCTATGGCAGATGCTGGGGTGCAAGCAGGCTTATCTGCTCAAGATTCTACCTATTTGGCAGCTCAGACTCTGATTGGTTCTGCACAGATGGTTCTGTCTAGTGAAAAACACCCTGCTCAACTGCGGCAAGAAGTTACATCACCAGGCGGTTCTACCATCGCAGGTGTCGTCGCTCTGGAAAAGAAAGGCTTTCGCTATGCCGTCATTGATGCAGTTCAAAAAGCATTGAAACGAACCAAAAAACTAGGGAAACAGTAG
- a CDS encoding DegV family protein — protein MTKWKIVVDSGCDYRQLENLAPDTVFESVPLTVQVGEETFVDSPDLNIDRMMEVMYASSQAASSACPSPQAYESAFAGAENIIVITLTGTLSGSFNSARLACETYAEEHPDVHIHLIDSLSAGGEMDLLTKEVNRLIASGLEFPEVVEAITAYQSHTKLLFVLAKVDNLVKNGRLSKLLGTVVGLLNIRMVGEASSEGTLELLQKARGHKKSISAAFEEMQKAGYHGGRIVIAHRNNDKFCQQFSDLVLASYPAAVIEIVPTSGLCSFYAEENGLLMGYEI, from the coding sequence ATGACCAAATGGAAGATTGTTGTAGATAGTGGCTGTGATTACAGACAACTTGAAAATCTAGCACCAGATACGGTATTTGAAAGTGTCCCTCTAACTGTGCAAGTTGGAGAAGAAACCTTTGTCGATAGCCCGGATTTGAACATTGATCGCATGATGGAGGTGATGTATGCTTCTTCACAGGCGGCTAGCTCTGCCTGTCCAAGCCCGCAAGCTTATGAATCAGCTTTTGCAGGGGCTGAAAACATCATTGTCATCACCCTGACAGGAACTCTTTCAGGAAGTTTCAACAGTGCTCGTCTGGCTTGCGAAACCTATGCCGAGGAGCATCCAGATGTTCACATTCACTTGATTGACAGTCTTTCTGCTGGCGGAGAAATGGATTTGTTGACCAAAGAAGTGAATCGCTTGATTGCTTCGGGCTTAGAATTTCCAGAAGTGGTAGAGGCGATAACTGCCTACCAAAGTCATACCAAACTGCTTTTTGTCCTTGCGAAAGTGGACAATTTGGTGAAAAATGGACGCTTGAGTAAGTTGCTGGGAACTGTCGTTGGTCTTCTGAATATCCGTATGGTGGGAGAAGCTAGCAGCGAAGGAACCTTGGAACTGCTCCAAAAGGCTCGTGGGCATAAGAAATCCATTTCAGCAGCTTTTGAAGAAATGCAAAAGGCTGGTTATCATGGAGGACGCATTGTTATTGCCCACCGCAATAATGACAAGTTCTGTCAGCAATTTTCTGACCTTGTTCTGGCAAGCTACCCAGCAGCTGTGATTGAAATAGTTCCAACTTCTGGACTCTGCAGTTTTTACGCAGAAGAAAACGGCCTGCTTATGGGGTATGAAATCTAG
- a CDS encoding rhodanese-like domain-containing protein gives MKRMTIILISIVVVLCLGLGFIATGFIRPQKVEQTTTKETSSSSQTIDWSKASPDAKKYTIDFEEVVAAVGNGAKFYDVRDALEFQSGHFALAENLPLSELELGRFPEISKEKPIYLHCRSGRRSALAAQLFKEAGFQYVYDLGGLEQVEAIGGKIE, from the coding sequence ATGAAACGAATGACTATTATTTTGATAAGTATTGTGGTTGTTCTATGTTTGGGGCTGGGGTTCATCGCCACTGGATTCATTCGCCCCCAGAAGGTAGAGCAGACAACGACAAAAGAAACAAGCTCTAGCTCTCAAACTATTGACTGGTCCAAGGCCAGTCCGGATGCTAAGAAGTATACCATCGACTTTGAAGAAGTCGTAGCCGCAGTGGGTAATGGAGCCAAATTTTATGATGTACGCGATGCATTAGAATTTCAGTCTGGTCATTTTGCACTGGCAGAAAATCTACCGCTTTCTGAACTAGAGCTAGGACGCTTTCCGGAAATCAGTAAAGAAAAACCCATTTACCTTCATTGTCGCAGCGGGAGGAGATCTGCCCTAGCTGCCCAACTCTTCAAAGAAGCGGGTTTTCAATACGTCTACGATTTAGGCGGTCTTGAACAAGTTGAAGCCATTGGCGGAAAAATTGAATAA